A genomic region of Bdellovibrionota bacterium contains the following coding sequences:
- a CDS encoding transglycosylase SLT domain-containing protein has protein sequence MAKEKEKNQIKQLLSSIFYKDDNISFFFLKKSKIKSEFAYQIPFKSKKKASVEKINSSQKQFQKETGVPWEFVQWSKFIGQIAPESKVYKTPFFDTQNIEIKNPWRICPIGEHWVRRHPKNLKTGKITDHDGHCRKNPSKKDLIKGDEMELISTSDLFLNPKVRVSKNNLKLPQVSLLKQNQYDDLISGWTAYWNDVFQLKNPLHPNYVKALMATESTFNPKAKAPNPKKIGLARGLLQLTEETTRLAKNHKLHEYRDHLIDLEYEDLWDPNKNIAFGVRHLFRKRETAKARLKREPTWFEVLMDYKGTLKSRTPKSEEVRQKLKAHLKLMGMDE, from the coding sequence ATGGCGAAGGAAAAAGAAAAAAATCAAATTAAGCAACTCCTAAGTTCTATCTTTTATAAAGATGATAATATTAGTTTCTTTTTCTTAAAGAAAAGTAAAATTAAATCTGAATTTGCTTATCAAATCCCCTTTAAGAGTAAAAAAAAAGCAAGTGTAGAAAAAATTAACTCCTCACAGAAACAATTTCAAAAAGAGACCGGGGTTCCTTGGGAATTTGTTCAATGGAGTAAGTTCATTGGGCAAATTGCTCCCGAATCTAAAGTCTATAAAACACCCTTCTTTGACACTCAGAATATTGAAATAAAAAATCCATGGCGAATCTGCCCTATTGGGGAACACTGGGTAAGAAGGCACCCTAAAAATTTAAAAACAGGCAAGATCACCGATCATGATGGACACTGCCGAAAGAATCCGTCGAAAAAAGATTTGATTAAAGGTGATGAGATGGAACTTATTTCTACGTCTGATTTATTTTTAAATCCAAAAGTTAGAGTTTCAAAAAATAACTTAAAATTGCCTCAAGTTTCTCTTTTAAAACAAAATCAATACGATGACCTTATTTCTGGCTGGACTGCCTATTGGAATGATGTTTTTCAACTAAAAAATCCACTCCACCCTAATTACGTTAAGGCCTTGATGGCGACGGAATCAACTTTTAATCCTAAAGCTAAGGCGCCCAATCCAAAAAAGATTGGCCTAGCCAGAGGACTTTTACAGCTAACGGAAGAGACAACTCGTCTAGCAAAAAATCATAAGCTCCATGAATACCGAGATCATCTTATTGATCTTGAATATGAAGATTTGTGGGATCCCAATAAAAATATTGCATTTGGAGTTAGGCACCTTTTTAGAAAAAGAGAAACGGCCAAAGCTCGACTTAAAAGAGAGCCTACATGGTTTGAAGTATTAATGGATTATAAAGGAACACTTAAAAGCAGAACGCCAAAGTCTGAAGAAGTAAGACAGAAACTGAAAGCACATCTTAAGCTAATGGGAATGGACGAGTGA
- a CDS encoding type II toxin-antitoxin system death-on-curing family toxin encodes MIKLLTYGQVIKLHEMSIEDFGGSPGVKDEGLLLSALAQPESGISDEYFHKDLYEMAAAYLFHLVKNHAFNDGNKRIAALVSSVFLEVNGLLITAGEGEFEKLVLDAAQSFVDKKRIAEFFKKNSKPKE; translated from the coding sequence ATGATTAAGCTTCTCACTTATGGCCAAGTCATTAAGCTACATGAGATGTCTATAGAAGATTTTGGTGGCTCTCCTGGAGTAAAAGATGAAGGTCTTTTACTCTCAGCTTTAGCGCAACCTGAATCAGGTATTAGTGATGAATACTTTCACAAAGATTTATACGAGATGGCAGCAGCTTATCTTTTCCATCTTGTAAAGAATCATGCGTTTAATGATGGAAATAAGCGCATAGCAGCGCTTGTTTCATCTGTTTTTCTTGAAGTAAATGGTCTTCTCATTACTGCTGGCGAAGGTGAGTTTGAGAAGCTTGTTCTTGATGCTGCACAAAGTTTCGTAGACAAAAAGCGTATTGCTGAATTCTTCAAGAAAAATTCAAAACCAAAAGAATAA